In one window of Terriglobia bacterium DNA:
- a CDS encoding universal stress protein codes for MSLVTARASSFAGAWNVLEDAMHSAVIPIVPAIQIKRVLYAIDFSEASRAALPIVAAIARRYHSQVFAAHIRPPLPYTMYSPDAVVVMDNKHERDSREAMDKLLHAEEMAGVAASVIVETGDPAEELRRMVTEHDIDLIVVGTHGHSGLMRLLMGSLAEELFRSLHIPVLTVGPHLSPRFADMQGIKTIVFPTDLSVESRAAFPLVASLAAEYQSKIVVLHVISSSDALSSAAMELAARARTQMEKLFCREMDPRCGYELVVDFGDPAERILHAIHEHQADVLALGVRHAGEASTHFRNTVAYKVVQEAECPVLTQRTA; via the coding sequence GTGAGCCTGGTCACTGCCAGGGCCTCGTCATTTGCGGGAGCATGGAATGTGCTGGAGGATGCCATGCATTCCGCCGTGATTCCCATTGTCCCTGCCATCCAGATCAAGCGGGTCCTGTACGCGATTGATTTCTCTGAGGCTTCCCGCGCGGCGCTGCCCATCGTCGCCGCCATCGCCCGCCGTTATCACTCCCAAGTCTTTGCGGCGCACATCCGTCCGCCGCTGCCTTACACCATGTATTCCCCGGACGCAGTTGTTGTGATGGACAACAAGCATGAGCGCGATTCACGCGAGGCGATGGACAAACTTCTCCACGCCGAAGAGATGGCCGGCGTGGCCGCTTCCGTGATCGTGGAGACCGGCGATCCCGCGGAAGAACTGCGGCGTATGGTCACCGAACACGATATTGACCTGATCGTAGTGGGGACGCATGGCCATTCCGGCCTGATGCGGCTGCTGATGGGCTCACTTGCCGAAGAATTGTTCCGCAGCCTCCACATCCCGGTGCTGACCGTGGGGCCTCACCTTTCTCCGCGCTTCGCCGATATGCAGGGTATCAAGACGATTGTCTTTCCTACGGACCTTTCCGTGGAATCGCGAGCGGCATTTCCTCTGGTGGCTTCGTTGGCGGCGGAGTACCAATCCAAGATTGTCGTACTGCACGTGATTTCCTCCAGCGACGCGCTGAGTTCCGCGGCCATGGAACTCGCGGCGCGCGCCCGGACCCAGATGGAAAAGCTGTTCTGCCGTGAAATGGACCCGCGATGCGGCTACGAGCTGGTGGTGGATTTTGGCGATCCGGCGGAAAGAATTCTGCATGCCATTCACGAACATCAGGCGGACGTGCTGGCGCTGGGGGTCCGTCACGCGGGCGAAGCCAGCACGCATTTCCGCAATACCGTAGCTTACAAAGTGGTGCAGGAAGCCGAGTGCCCGGTCCTGACCCAACGCACGGCCTAG